A single Muntiacus reevesi chromosome 9, mMunRee1.1, whole genome shotgun sequence DNA region contains:
- the LOC136174484 gene encoding olfactory receptor 5D13-like codes for MLLSEGNQSIIPTFILLGFSEYPELRVPLFLVFLSIYTVTVVGNLGMIIIIKVNSKLHTVMYFFLSHLSFVDFCFSTVVTPKLLENLIAEDRTISFSGCIAQFCFTCLFGVAETFMLAAMAYDRFVAVCSPLLYAAAMSPKRCALLVAGSYSWGVVCSMTLTHFLLALSYCKSSTINNFICDHSVIVSISCSDPYISQMLCSIIAIFNEASSLVIILMSYMFIFITVMGMPSASGRWKTFSTCASHLTAISIFHGTILFLFCIPNPKTSWLTVKVTSVFYTVLTPMLNPLIYSLRNKEVKNTFTRLLFTKPLCHST; via the coding sequence ATGCTGCTATCAGAAGGAAATCAGAGTATCATACCCACATTTATTCTCCTGGGCTTTTCAGAATATCCAGAACTCCGGGTCCcacttttccttgttttcttgtCTATCTACACAGTCACTGTGGTGGGGAATTTAGGCATGATCATAATTATCAAGGTCAATTCAAAACTCCACACGGTCATGTACTTTTTCCTTAGTCACTTGTCCTTTGTCGATTTCTGTTTTTCTACTGTAGTTACACCCAAACTGTTGGAGAATTTGATTGCGGAGGACAGAACTATCTCTTTCTCTGGTTGCATAGCGCAATTTTGTTTCACTTGCCTATTTGGAGTAGCAGAAACGTTCATGTTAGCAgcgatggcctatgaccgcttcgTGGCAGTCTGCAGCCCCTTGCTCTATGCTGCTGCGATGTCCCCGAAGCGCTGTGCTCTCTTGGTGGCTGGCTCTTACTCCTGGGGTGTAGTGTGCTCCATGACACTTACACACTTTCTTCTCGCGTTATCCTATTGCAAGTCTAGCACCATAAATAATTTTATCTGTGACCACTCTGTAATTGTTTCCATCTCCTGCTCAGATCCCTATATCAGTCAGATGTTATGCTCTATTATTGCCATATTCAATGAGGCGAGCAGCCTGGTGATTATTCTGATGTCCTATATGTTCATTTTTATCACTGTTATGGGGATGCCTTCTGCAAGTGGGCGCTGGAAAACCTTCTCCACCTGTGCTTCCCACCTGACAGCCATCAGCATCTTCCATGGAAccatccttttccttttctgcatcCCTAACCCCAAAACTTCTTGGCTCACAGTCAAAGTGACTTCTGTGTTCTACACAGTACTGACTCCTATGCTGAACCCCTTGATCTACAGCTTGAGgaacaaagaagtaaaaaatacatTCACAAGATTACTTTTCACAAAACCGCTTTGTCACTCcacataa